One Brassica napus cultivar Da-Ae chromosome C2, Da-Ae, whole genome shotgun sequence DNA window includes the following coding sequences:
- the LOC106422062 gene encoding protocadherin-15-like — translation MPIIVIDDSFKRPGTVPFSWEIRPGVPKTPPGNTPLLQLQPPNYLSPLRLKPLSHSQPFLPPALSPPSSSFISKSKSRSLSPLAPSFSTPSKLKPPPPSHSSFYSSGPSFRSSPRAFSERWQLNRTRSESDPRPDFAFAGLGCFPTPKFRLRKNKSSGGLRKTGSRLERGYCSDMETMSPRTVSSRRSVSQRWDSPKSSSFSSL, via the coding sequence ATGCCCATTATTGTCATTGATGATTCTTTCAAGAGACCAGGAACTGTGCCTTTCAGCTGGGAGATCCGACCCGGTGTACCCAAGACCCCACCCGGAAACACGCCTCTTCTCCAACTCCAACCTCCCAATTATCTCTCTCCTCTCCGTTTAAAACCATTGTCTCACTCTCAACCATTTCTCCCGCCGGCGCTTTCTCCGCCGTCGTCTTCTTTCATCTCCAAATCCAAGAGCCGTTCTTTATCTCCTCTCGCTCCTTCCTTCTCTACTCCATCAAAGCTCAAACCGCCACCACCGTCGCACTCTAGTTTCTACTCTTCGGGACCTTCTTTCCGTTCTTCCCCGCGTGCTTTCTCGGAGCGTTGGCAGTTAAACCGTACTCGATCCGAGTCCGATCCCAGACCGGACTTTGCTTTTGCCGGACTCGGGTGTTTCCCGACACCTAAGTTCAGGTTGAGAAAGAACAAGAGCAGCGGTGGTCTGAGAAAAACTGGGTCGAGGTTGGAGCGTGGTTACTGCTCTGATATGGAGACGATGTCGCCGAGGACTGTTTCTAGCCGGAGATCAGTTTCTCAGAGATGGGACTCGCCGAAGTCGTCGTCGTTCTCTTCGCTCTGA